A DNA window from Pseudomonadota bacterium contains the following coding sequences:
- a CDS encoding CoA-transferase, whose product MMDFTLSEMMAVVAAREIRDGEIVFCGTGISMLAAMAAKHISAPRSVIFFETGAIDSLLEEIPLAVADSRVMYHTALNGGLADAFATMQNPFTGPRVVGILGAAQIDPFGNLNSTVIGDYERPKVRFSGSGGACDVASFVGRTIIFMRQVKGRFVEELDYLTSPGYLDGRDGRQRAGLRPGGPELVVTDKAIFRFDENSKRMYLAGYYPGIEVAEILETVEFFLDCERAVQVPAVTEKELRVLREICDPQGLIR is encoded by the coding sequence CAGGGATGGGGAAATCGTTTTTTGCGGTACCGGCATATCCATGCTGGCGGCTATGGCTGCCAAACATATCAGTGCTCCCCGCAGTGTTATTTTTTTTGAAACCGGGGCTATCGATTCCCTGCTGGAGGAAATTCCCCTGGCGGTGGCTGATTCTCGGGTCATGTACCACACCGCTCTCAATGGCGGTCTTGCTGATGCTTTCGCGACCATGCAGAATCCTTTCACCGGTCCCCGGGTGGTGGGAATTCTCGGGGCCGCTCAGATTGATCCTTTCGGGAATCTCAATTCAACGGTGATTGGTGATTATGAGCGTCCGAAGGTACGTTTTTCCGGTAGCGGCGGTGCCTGTGATGTGGCTTCTTTTGTCGGTCGGACGATTATTTTCATGCGCCAGGTCAAGGGTCGATTTGTGGAAGAACTTGATTATCTCACCAGTCCCGGTTATCTTGACGGTAGGGATGGTCGCCAGCGGGCTGGTCTGCGTCCGGGAGGGCCGGAACTGGTGGTTACCGATAAAGCCATTTTTCGTTTTGATGAAAACAGTAAAAGGATGTATCTGGCTGGTTATTATCCGGGCATTGAAGTGGCTGAAATTTTAGAGACGGTTGAGTTTTTTCTGGATTGCGAGCGGGCAGTGCAGGTTCCCGCGGTAACGGAAAAAGAACTTCGGGTTTTACGGGAAATATGTGATCCCCAGGGATTGATTCGTTAA
- a CDS encoding AsmA family protein, whose amino-acid sequence MKIIKWAVLGIGVLLALCIAAAIIVPQVVDVQKFKPQIEKMASETTGRTVTLGGEIKLSLFPWVGVSLADLHLGNPSEFKENDLLTVKSFEFRVKLLPLLAKDIQVKKLLLDGARVSLEKLKDGRGNWEGIGKSDNKAVVQSEKKTPTQTSAGLPIKSLAVGEFAITNSLLRFEDHKTAVKKEISAINLRLRDVSLDKPVHLSFSAAVDGHPVSMKGMVGPLGKEPGRGTIPLDMVVKAMNELDLTVKGNVVDPLSKQKFDLALNLSPFSPRKLAIAFGQDFPLETADPKSLSRLGMHARVAGSPMDIAISDGTMELDNSNLVFSARINEFSRPNIQFDLNLDQIDIDRYLPPPAEKIATPAADKKKVPAVKTTGEKKKPASTAAAGKKKIDYAPLRRLILDGKLKAGKLKVHGLQVQDVVVKIKGKEGKFQLNPLALNLYRGTFSAAGMFNCRPKHPRSSFDLQLKNVKVGPLLKDFLQKDILEGTLVSKLSLSMTGDEPEAIKRSLNGKGNISLKDGAIIGIDLASMVRNVKTGLGLAEKTVEKPRTDFAELLVPFTIVNGLVDTPGTTLKSPLLRLSAVGKADLVQELLDFRIKPKVVGTIKGQGDTKERSGLMVPLVVSGTFSAPKILPDLQHMIGTGVPETEELKKMISGDGTAEEKIKSIKKDLKGLFKGFSSGQ is encoded by the coding sequence ATGAAAATTATCAAATGGGCTGTGCTCGGCATTGGTGTTCTGCTTGCCCTTTGTATTGCCGCAGCTATTATTGTTCCGCAGGTTGTGGATGTACAGAAATTTAAACCGCAAATTGAAAAAATGGCCTCTGAGACGACGGGTAGGACCGTGACTTTGGGGGGTGAGATTAAGCTTTCCCTCTTTCCCTGGGTTGGAGTATCCCTTGCTGATCTGCATCTGGGCAACCCTTCGGAGTTTAAGGAAAATGATTTGCTGACAGTAAAATCTTTCGAGTTCAGGGTTAAACTTCTGCCCCTGCTGGCAAAAGATATCCAGGTGAAAAAACTGCTCTTGGATGGTGCTCGCGTATCTCTGGAAAAGTTGAAAGATGGCCGGGGAAACTGGGAGGGTATCGGGAAATCAGATAATAAGGCAGTTGTCCAAAGTGAGAAAAAAACTCCAACCCAAACAAGTGCTGGTCTGCCCATTAAATCACTCGCTGTTGGTGAATTTGCGATTACCAATAGCCTGCTCAGATTTGAGGATCACAAAACCGCGGTGAAGAAAGAGATTTCAGCAATCAACCTTCGTTTGCGGGATGTTTCTCTTGACAAGCCGGTTCATCTTTCATTCTCGGCTGCGGTGGACGGCCACCCTGTGAGTATGAAAGGCATGGTCGGGCCATTGGGAAAAGAGCCGGGAAGGGGAACTATTCCTTTGGATATGGTTGTTAAAGCGATGAATGAGCTTGATTTGACCGTAAAAGGTAATGTTGTTGATCCTCTCAGTAAACAGAAATTTGATCTGGCTCTGAACCTTTCTCCCTTTTCACCCCGCAAGCTGGCAATTGCATTCGGTCAGGACTTTCCGCTGGAAACAGCAGATCCAAAGTCCTTGAGCCGTTTGGGGATGCATGCCAGAGTAGCCGGCAGCCCAATGGATATTGCCATCAGTGATGGAACCATGGAGCTGGATAATTCTAACCTGGTATTTTCCGCCCGTATCAATGAGTTTTCCCGACCGAATATACAATTTGATTTGAACCTGGACCAGATTGATATTGATCGTTATCTTCCTCCGCCAGCGGAAAAAATAGCTACGCCGGCGGCAGATAAAAAGAAAGTACCCGCGGTGAAAACAACCGGGGAAAAGAAAAAACCGGCCAGTACCGCTGCTGCCGGAAAAAAGAAAATTGATTATGCTCCACTGCGCCGACTGATTCTGGATGGGAAACTAAAGGCTGGAAAACTGAAGGTCCATGGCCTGCAAGTCCAGGATGTAGTGGTGAAGATAAAAGGAAAAGAAGGGAAATTCCAACTCAATCCACTGGCACTTAATCTTTATCGGGGAACTTTCTCTGCTGCCGGGATGTTCAATTGCCGGCCGAAGCATCCCCGAAGCAGTTTCGATCTGCAGTTGAAGAACGTAAAAGTTGGTCCATTGCTCAAAGATTTTCTTCAAAAGGATATACTCGAAGGGACATTGGTTTCGAAGCTGTCTTTGTCCATGACTGGGGATGAGCCTGAAGCTATCAAGCGCAGTTTAAATGGCAAAGGGAATATTTCTCTCAAGGATGGGGCGATTATTGGCATCGACCTGGCATCAATGGTCCGTAATGTCAAAACTGGTTTGGGACTGGCTGAAAAAACAGTCGAAAAACCGCGGACTGATTTTGCTGAACTTCTGGTTCCTTTTACCATTGTAAACGGCCTTGTTGATACCCCGGGGACAACGTTGAAATCTCCACTCCTGCGTTTGAGCGCGGTAGGAAAGGCTGACCTGGTTCAGGAACTGCTGGATTTCAGGATAAAACCCAAAGTTGTGGGGACCATAAAAGGTCAGGGTGATACCAAGGAGCGTTCCGGTCTGATGGTGCCGTTGGTAGTGAGTGGAACTTTTTCCGCCCCGAAGATACTTCCTGATCTTCAGCACATGATCGGTACTGGTGTCCCTGAAACCGAAGAGTTGAAAAAGATGATTTCAGGAGACGGAACGGCTGAAGAAAAAATAAAATCAATAAAAAAGGACCTCAAGGGTCTGTTTAAAGGCTTTTCTTCCGGGCAATAG
- a CDS encoding desulfoferrodoxin, translating to MAEKVNEIYRCEICGNMVEILHSGVGEILCCNEPMSLVEAGVVDAAKEKHVPVIEKVDGGYKVKVGSVAHPMEEKHYITFIELLADGKLYRQALNPGDAPEAFFAVDAAQVEAREYCNLHGLWKASC from the coding sequence ATGGCTGAAAAAGTAAATGAAATCTATCGCTGTGAAATCTGTGGAAACATGGTGGAAATTCTGCATTCCGGGGTGGGGGAAATTCTTTGCTGCAATGAACCCATGTCGCTGGTGGAAGCTGGTGTCGTTGATGCCGCCAAAGAGAAGCATGTGCCGGTAATTGAAAAAGTTGATGGCGGCTATAAAGTGAAAGTGGGCAGTGTGGCCCATCCCATGGAGGAAAAGCACTATATTACCTTCATCGAACTGTTGGCTGATGGAAAATTATATCGTCAGGCGCTGAATCCCGGCGATGCTCCGGAAGCATTCTTTGCCGTAGATGCGGCCCAGGTTGAAGCCCGTGAATACTGCAACCTTCATGGTCTCTGGAAAGCTTCCTGCTAA